The DNA segment GCCGGTTGGGCCTCCAACTCCAAGTACGCCTTCATCGGCGCCATGCGTGCCGCGGCGCAGATGGTGTCGTATGAAATCGCCATGGGCTTTGCCCTGGTGACGGTGCTGATGGTGTCGGGCAGCCTGAACCTGTCGGCCATCGTCAACTCGCAGAACACCGGCTATTTCGCCAACATGGGGATCAACGTACTGTCGTGGAACTGGCTGCCGCTGCTGCCCATGTTCGGCGTGTACTTCATCTCCGGCGTGGCCGAAACCAACCGCCACCCGTTCGACGTGGTGGAAGGCGAGTCGGAAATCGTTGCCGGCCACATGATCGAATACTCGGGCATGGGCTTCGCGCTGTTCTTCCTGGCTGAGTACATCAACATGATCGTCATCTCGACGATGACCGCGTTGATGTTCCTGGGAGGCTGGGCGCCGCCGTTCGAGAGCTTCATCACCAATGCGGTCCCGGGCTTCTTCTGGCTGGTGATCAAGGTATTTTTGCTGCTGTCGGTGTTTATCTGGATTCGTGCTTCGTTCCCGCGCTACCGCTATGACCAGATCATGCGCCTGGGCTGGAAGATCTTCATCCCGCTGACGGTGGGCTGGCTGGTCATCGTCGCGATCTGGATCCGGTCGCCCTGGAATATCTGGCATTGAACGGCCAAAGCAGGGGCGCTGCCACGACAGGCGGCGCCCTGCGGAATCATTAGGAAGCAATCGTCATGCTGCTCGCCATCAAGGACTTCTTCAACAGCCTGCTCCTGAAGGAACTCTTCAAGGGCATGGCTCTGACCGGGCGCTATCTCTTCGCCCGCAAGATTACGGTCCAGTTCCCCGAAGAGAAAACGCCGATGTCGCCGCGTTTTCGCGGCCTGCACGCGCTGCGCCGTTACCCCAACGGCGAAGAGCGCTGCATCGCCTGCAAGCTGTGCGAAGCGGTTTGCCCGGCTGTGGCCATCTCCATCGAGTCCGATGCCCGCGCCGATGGCACGCGTCGCACCACGCGCTATGACATCGACCTAACAAAGTGCATCTTCTGCGGCTTCTGCGAAGAAGCTTGCCCGGTCGACGCCATCGTCGAGACGCATATTCTCGAATACCACGGCGAAAAGCGCGGCGACCTGTACTTCACCAAGGACATGCTGCTGGCAGTGGGCGACCGCTACGAGCCGCAGATCGCCGCGGCCAAGGCCGCGGACGCCAAGTATCGCTGATAAGCGCATTACAGGGCATGCCCGCCGAACCTGGCGGGCGTTGCCAATGCATTGTGAATCGGGCCCCGTGTGGGGCTAACGAAAAGGATGCCGCAAGGGCAGGCCACCAGGGGTGGCTTGTGCCGGAAGGCTCGACGAGGACCATGGAACTCACGACCACCATCTTCTATGTCTTTGCGCTGGTGCTGGTGCTCTCCGCACTGAAAGTCATCACCGCGAAGAACCCGGTGCACTCCGCACTGTTCCTCGTGCTGTCGTTTTTTACGGCAGCCGCGATCTGGATGCTGCTGAAGGCCGAATTCCTCGCCATCCTGCTGGTGCTGGTGTACGTGGGCGCCGTGATGGTGCTGTTCCTGTTCGTGGTGATGATGATCGATATCGACATCGAGCACCTGCGGCGGGACTTCTGGACCTATGTGCCGCTGGCTTCGGTGATCGGCGCGCTGATCATCGGCGAGATGGCCACCGTGCTGGTGCGTAACTTCATCGGCACCACGGTGCCGCTGAACAACGTGGCGCAGGGCCCGGACTACTCCAACACGGCCGCGCTCGGCAAGCTGATCTACACCGACTACATCTACGCCTTTGAAGTGGCGGGCATCATCCTGCTGGTGGCGATCATCGCCGCCGTCGCGCTGACGCTGCGCCGCCGCAAGGACAACAAGTCGCAAGACGTGGGCGAGCAGTTGCGTACCCGCCGCCAGGACCGCGTGCGCCTGGTCTCGATGCCCAGCGAAGCCCGTGCCGGCACCCAAGCCAGCCCGGATGCCGCGGCTGCCGCTAACAAGAACTAAAGCCCGGAGAAACGCTGTGCTCTCTCTCGCCCATTTCCTCGTGCTCGGTGCGATCCTGTTCGCCATCAGCATCGTTGGTATTTTCCTGAACCGCAAGAACGTGATCGTGCTGCTGATGGCGATCGAGCTGATGCTGCTTGCGGTCAATATGAACTTCGTCGCCTTCTCGCACTATCTGGGCGACCTGGCAGGACAGGTTTTCGTTTTCTTTATCCTCACGGTGGCTGCGGCCGAATCGGCAATCGGCCTTGCAATCCTGGTCGTGCTGTTCCGCAACCTGGACACGATCAACGTGGACGACATGGACACCCTCAAGGGTTGATCCGCGCCGCTACGTTATGAATCAAGACCGTTCTCCGACCGCACACCACTAAGCGTCCTATGGCAACCACGCTCGACCCCAACCTGCTACTGGCGATTCCGCTCGCACCGCTCGCCGGTGCAGCCATCGCCGGCCTGTTCGGCACCAAGTTCTTCAGCACATTCTCCTCGGAGACACGCGCCGGCCGCACGCTGGCCCACACCGTGACGATTCTCGGCGTGGCGATTTCCTGCCTGCTGTCGATCATCGTGCTGATGGACGTCATGAACGGCGCGAGCTTCAACGCCACCGTGTACGAGTGGATGAAGATCGGCGACCTGAAGATGGAAGTGGGCTTCCTGGTCGACTCGCTGACCGCGATGATGATGGTGGTGGTGACCTTCGTCTCGCTGATGGTGCACATCTACACCGTCGGTTACATGAGCGAAGACCCCGGCTACAACCGCTTCTTCGCCTACATCTCGCTGTTCACCTTCTCGATGCTGATGCTGGTGATGAGCAACAACTTCCTGCAGCTGTTCTTCGGCTGGGAAGCTGTGGGCCTGGTGTCGTACCTGCTGATCGGCTTCTGGTACACCCGCCCGACCGCCATCTTCGCCAACCTGAAGGCGTTCCTGGTCAACCGCGTGGGTGACTTCGGCTTCATCCTCGGCATCGGCCTGCTGCTGGCCTACAGCGGCAGCATGAACTACACCGAAGTCTTCGCCGCGCGCGACCAGCTGGCCACGGTGATCTTCCCGGGCACCGACTGGTTGATGATCACGGTCGCCTGCATCTGCCTGTTCATCGGCGCCATGGGCAAGTCGGCGCAGTTCCCGCTGCACGTGTGGCTGCCTGACTCGATGGAAGGCCCGACCCCGATCTCCGCGCTGATCCACGCCGCCACCATGGTGACGGCCGGCATCTTCATGGTCGCGCGCATGTCGCCGCTGTTCGAGCTGTCGGACACCGCGCTGTCGTTCGTGCTGGTGATCGGCGCCATTACCGCGCTGTTCATGGGCTTCCTGGGCATCATCCAGAACGACATCAAGCGCGTGGTGGCTTACTCCACGCTGTCGCAGCTGGGCTACATGACCGTCGCCCTGGGCGCCTCGGCATACTCGGTGGCCGTGTTCCACCTGATGACCCACGCATTCTTCAAGGCACTGCTGTTCCTTGCCGCGGGCTCGGTCATCATCGGCATGCACCACGATCAGGACATCCGCAACATGGGTGGCCTGCGCAAATACATGCCGATTACCTGGATCACCTCGCTGGTGGGCTCGCTGGCCCTGATCGGCACGCCGTTCTTTGCTGGTTTCTACTCCAAGGACTCGATTATCGAGGCCGTGGCCGAGTCGCATATCCCGGGCTCGGGATTCGCTTACTTCGCGGTGCTGGCAGGGGTGTTCGTCACGGCGTTCTACTCGTTCCGCATGTACTTCCTGGTGTTCCACGGCGAAGAGCGTTTCGGCAAGGAAGACCACCACGCGCATCACGCCGGCAACCATGACGATGAGGAGGCAACGGCCGACCATCATCACGGCCTGGCCCCGGGCGAGAAGCCGCACGAGTCGCCGTGGGTCGTCACGCTGCCGCTGGTGCTGCTGGCCATCCCGTCGGTGGTGATCGGCGCGATCGCGATCGGCCCGATGCTGTTCGGCGACTTCTTCAAGAATGGCGTGGCCTTCAAGAACGTGATCTACGTGGGCGAGAACCACCATGCGATGGCGGAACTGACCGAAGCCTTCCACGGCTGGGTGGCGATGGGCCTGCATTCGCTGACCACGCCGGTGCTGTGGCTGGCCATCTCGGGTGTGGTGCTGTCCTGGTTCTTCTACATGAAGCGCCCGGATATCCCCGCCGCGATCAAGCAACGCTGCTCGGGCCTGTACACGCTGCTCGACAACAAGTACTACATGGACGCCATCAACGAGGCAGTGTTTGCCCGCGGTGCACGTCTGCTTGGCACCGGCCTGTGGAAGGGCGGCGACCAGGGGCTGATCGATGGCCTGGTGGTCAACGGTGCCGCACGTGTGGTCGGCTGGTTCGCTTCGGTGAGCCGCTACCTGCAGTCCGGCTATATCTACCATTACGCATTCGCCATGATCCTGGGCATGCTGGTACTGCTGACGATGACGGTGTTCGGCACCTCACTCGCCACAGTGGGCACCAAGTAAGGAAAACAAGAAAATGGTTCTGTCTTTCGCTATCTGGCTGCCGATCTTTTTTGGCCTGCTGATACTAGCCTCGGGTTCCGACCGCAGCCGCTGCTATGTGCGCTGGATGTCGCTGTTCGGCTCCATCGTCAGCTTCATCGTCACGCTGCCTCTGGTGTTTCATTTCGACCGCTCCACGGCGGCCATGCAGTTCGTCGAGAAGTCGAGCTGGATCGAGCGCTTCAACATCAACTACCACCTGGGTGTCGACGGCATCTCGATGTGGTTCGTGGTGCTGACCGCCTTCATCACGGTGATCGTGGTGATCGCCGCCTGGGAGGTGATCACCGAGCGCGTGGCCGAGTACATGGCAGCGTTCCTGATCCTGTCGGGCGTGATGGTCGGCGTGTTCTGCGCGCTCGACGGCATGCTGTTCTACGTGTTCTTCGAAGCCACGCTGATCCCGATGTACATCATCATCGGTGTCTGGGGCGGCCCGAACCGTGTCTACGCGGCCTTCAAGTTCTTCCTCTACACGCTGCTCGGCTCGCTGCTGACGCTGGTTGCGCTGCTGTACCTGTACAGCAAGACCGGTACGTTCGAGATCCTCGAATGGCACCAGGCCAAGCTGTCGATGAACGAGCAGATCGCGCTGTTCATTGCCTTCTTCATGGCCTTCGCCGTGAAGGTGCCGATGTGGCCCGTCCACACCTGGCTGCCCGACGCCCACGTGGAAGCGCCGACCGGCGGCTCGGTGGTGCTGGCTGCCATCATGCTGAAGCTGGGCGCCTACGGTTTCCTGCGTTTCTCGCTGCCGATCGCACCCGACGCCAGCCATAGCCTGTCCGCGTTCATCATCGCGATCTCGCTGATCGCCGTCATTTACATCGGTCTGGTCGCGCTGGTGCAGGCCGACATGAAGAAGCTGGTGGCGTACTCGTCGATCGCCCACATGGGCTTCGTCACGCTGGGCTTCTTCATCTTCAACGAGATCGGCATCGAGGGCGGCATCATCCAGATGATCTCCCACGGCTTTATCTCGGGCGCCATGTTCCTTTGCATCGGCGTGCTGTATGACCGGGTGCACTCGCGCCAGATCGCCGATTACGGCGGTGTGGTGAACACCATGCCGAAGTTCGCGGCGCTGTCGGTGTTCTTCGCCATGGCCAACTGCGGCCTGCCGGCTACCTCGGGTTTCGTCGGTGAGTTCATGGTCATCCTGGGCGCGGTCAAGTTCAATTTCTGGATCGGCCTGCTGGCAGCCACGGCACTAATCCTGGGCGCCGCCTATTCGCTGTGGATGGTCAAGCGCGTGATCTTTGGCGACGTGGTGCACAAGCACGTCGCCGAGCTGGTCGACCTGAGCAAGCGCGAGTTCCTGATGCTCGGCCTGCTGGCGATCATGACCCTGTATATGGGCCTGTATCCGAAACCCTTCACCGATGTGATGCACGCTTCCGTGGTGAACCTGCTGTCGCACGTGGCGCAGTCGAAGCTGTAATCGGGGAGAGAAACAAACATGCAACCGTCCTCGACATTGGCACCTGTGGCGCCAATCATTTTCCTGGCGATCGGGATCGCCGCGGTCAACTGGATCGACCTTGCTCGTGGCAAGAACCGCACCAGCGTGGCCTATCCGCTGTCGCTGCTGATCACGCTGGTGCTGACCGCGTGGTTCGGCATCAACGGCGTGGCCGGCGAGACCCATTACGCCTTCGCCAACCTGGTGGTGGTGGACCCGATGGCCAACCTGCTGTCGGCCTTCGCTTCCGCGGCGCTGTTCGTCACGCTGGTCTACACCCGTAGCTACCTGGCCGACCGCGACATGTTCAGCGGCGAGTTCTACATGCTCGCGCTGTTCACGCTCGGCGGGCAGATCGTGATGATTACCGGCAACAACTTCCTGACCCTGTACCTGGGCCTGGAACTGCTGTCGCTGGCATCCTACGCGCTGGTGGCCTTGCGCCGCGACAACCGCGTGACCTCCGAATCCGCCATCAAGTACTTCGTGCTGGGCGCACTGGCCTCGGGCTTCCTGCTGTATGGCATGTCCATGCTGTACGGCGCCACCGGCTCGCTGAACCTCGGCGAAGTGTTCCGCGTGGTGGAATCGGGCCGCGTCAACACCACCATGCTGGCCTTCGGCGTGGTTTTCATCGTGGCCGGCATTGCGTTCAAGATGGGCGCCGCACCGTTCCACATGTGGATCCCGGACATCTACCAGGGCTCGCCGACCGCGGTGACGCTGCTGATCGCTGGCGCGCCCAAGCTGGCCGCGTTCGCCATGGCGCTGCGCCTGCTGGTGGAAGGCCTGCTGCCGCTGGCGGTGGACTGGCAAGTCATGCTGATGGTGCTGGCCGTGGCGTCGCTCGCCATCGGCAACCTGACCGCCATCGTGCAGACCAACCTGAAGCGGATGCTGGCTTACTCCACCATCTCGCACATGGGCTTCCTGCTGCTGGGCCTGCTGTCCGGCGTGGCCGACGGCAAGGCCGACGGCGCCGCCAGCGCCTACGGTTCGTCGATGTTCTATGCCGTGACCTACGTGCTGACCACGCTGGGCACCTTCGGCATCGTGCTGCTGCGCGCCGGCAAGGATTTCGAAGCCGAGACCCTGGACGACCTCAAGGGCCTGTCGCGCAAGAACCCCTGGTACGCGCTGCTGATGCTGGTGATGATGTTCTCGCTGGCCGGCATTCCGCCGACCATGGGCTTCTACGCCAAGCTGGCGGTGCTCGAAGCCGTGGTCAAGAGCGGCATGACCTGGCTGGCCGTGGTGGCAGTGCTGTTCTCGCTGATCGGCGCGTTCTACTACCTGCGTATCGTCAAGCTGATGTACTTCGATGCGCCGGCCGACGAGCGCAAGCTGGAGTCCAGCTTTGGCCTGCGTTCGATGCTGACGCTGAACGGCGCGGTCATCATTGCCCTGGGCCTGTTCCCCGCGGCGCTGATGAACCTGTGCTACCAGGCGATCCGCGCCACGCTGGCGTCCTGATGCACCACGGCGGCGTAGCGATATGAGTTCATCCGCGGCGGGCTGGTTTGTCATCTTGTTGGCATTGGTCTGTGCCAACCTGCCGTTCATCAACCAGCGGCTGTTCGCGCTGATTCCGCTGCGTTTGGCCAGGAAGCCGCTGTGGATGAGGCTGGCTGAGTTGATCACCTGGTATGTGGCGGCAGGCCTGGCCGGCTTCGCCGTGGAGGCGGGGCTGGGCAATGCCTTCCCGCAGGGCTGGCAGTTCTACGCCATTACCGCCTGCATGATGCTGGTGTTTGCCTTCCCGGGCTTCACCTGGCAGTACCTCGTCAAACATCGCGCGGCTTGACAGCCGGGTAGCGAAGGCGCCCGGGCCGGCCGCGTCCGGACCCGGAGCTTTCATGAGCGACAAGATTGACACGCTGGACGCTAGCGAAATCGCCGCTGGCAGCGATCAAGGCCTGAAGGAAGTGTGCGTGGCGTCCGCCACGCTGCACACAGGCAGATTCCTCACTCTCAAGCAAGATATCGTCAAGCTGCCCGACGGCAAGCATGCCGGGCGGGAATACGTGCTGCATCCGGGCGCGGTGATGATGATCCCGCTGTTCGACGATGGCACCGTGCTGCTGGAGCGGCAATACCGCTACCCGGTTGGCGAAGTGATGCTGGAGTTTCCTGCCGGCAAGCTGGATCCCCAGGAAGGCGCACAGCGCTGCGGCGAGCGCGAGCTGCGGGAGGAAACCGGCTACAGCGCGCGGCGTTGGGATTACCTCACGCGCATCCATCCCGTCATTTCGTATTCCACAGAGTTTATCGATATCTTCCTGGCGCGGGACCTGACCGCCGGGCCGGCACAGCTCGATGAAGGCGAATTCCTCGAGACGTTTATCGTGCCGGCGGGGCAGGTGATCGATTGGGTGCGCTCGGGGCGGATTACCGACGTGAAGACGATCATCGGCGCGTTCTGGCTGGAGAAGGTGGTGTCGGGGGTATGGGAGGCGGGGGAGCAGCTACTGCCGCGATAAGGGGTGTTTGTGGGGAGGGCGGCACCGTTTGTGTTTGCGTCTGAGGCCCTGACGCGTCCCACCTCCCAACGGCGTAAAATCCCCTTTAGCCGTGTGATCGCAGCCATACCTCATCCTCCTTTGCACAAGGCTCCCCGCCAAGGGGATCAGTAATGGCCGCAAAAAAATTAGCACGACCGTTCACAAAATTCCGTTTCGCGGATACTATAGCTTTCGACGGGCTGGAAACATCATGAAGGTGCTCGACCTGCGCTGCGCGCAAGACCATCGTTTCGAGGGCTGGTTTGCTTCGGAGGACGACGCGCAATCGCAGATTTCGCGAAATCTCGTCCAATGTCCGGTCTGCGAAGACCATGCCATCACCCGGCTGCCCAGCGCGCCGCGCCTGAATCTCTCGGGTGCGGCCGCCGCGCCGGCGGGCAAGCCGGCTGGGGCGAAGGCCCCCGCGGCGCCGGCGACACTGCAGTCGCTTTACCTGAAGGCGGTAAAGCAGGTGCTGGCGCAGACCGAAGATGTGGGCGAACGCTTTGCCGAAGAGGCCAGGCGCATGCATTACGACGAAGCGCCGGAACGCGGGATCCGCGGCACGGCGTCGCCGGACGAAGTGCAGGCGCTTGCCGAAGAAGGCATCGATACTTTCCAGCTCGTGGTGCCGGATGCGCTCAAGCAGACGGCTCACTGAATAGCGTCCTGTGCCCAAGGCAGTGTTCTTGCCGGCGCATGACGCGCTAGCTAGAACAAACTGCCGGTCTCACACCGGCATCACTGGAGACGGGCATGGATCTCAACTATTCGGCGTCCGACGATGCCTTCCGCGCCGAAGTGCGCGGCTGGCTGGAGGCCAACCTGCCGGCGGAAATCAGCAGCAAGATTCTGAATCACCGCCGCCCCAACCGCGACGACCTGGTGCGCTGGCACAAGCTGCTGGCGGGCCGTGGCTGGTCCGCGCCGCACTGGCCGGTGCAGTATGGCGGCACGGGCTGGAACGCAACGCAGCGTCATATCTGGGACGAGGAAAATGCCCGCGTCGGCGCGCCCGGCGTGCTGCCCTTCGGCGTGGCCATGGTCGCGCCCGTGATCATGAAGTACGGCAGCGAGGCGCAGAAGTCGTACTACCTCCCGCGCATCCTGGATTGCACCGACTGGTGGTGCCAGGGTTACTCCGAGCCGGGCTCGGGTTCCGACCTGGCGTCGCTGAAGACCCGCGCCGAGCTGACTTCGGACGGCAAGCACTACATCGTCAACGGCCAGAAGACCTGGACCACGCTCGGCCAGCACGCCGACATGATCTTCTGCCTGGTCCGCACCGATTTCGAAGCCAAGAAGCAAGAAGGCATCTCCTTCCTGCTGATCGACATGAAGACCCCGGGCATCACCGTGCGCCCGATCATCATGCTCGACGAAGAGCATGAAGTGAACGAAGTGTTCTTCGACAACGTCCAGGTGCCGGTGGAGAACCGCGTCGGCGAGGAAAACCGCGGCTGGACTTACGCCAAGTACCTGCTCGGCCATGAGCGCACCGGCATCGCCCGCGTGGGCAACTCCAAGCGCGAGCTGGGCTTCCTCAAGCGCGTGGCCAAGCAACAGCAGAAGAACGGCCGTCCGCTGCTGGAAGACCCGCTGTTCGGCGCCAAGGTTGCCGCGCTGGAAATCGAGCTGATGGCGCTGGAGTTGACCGTGCTGCGCGTGGTGTCGAGCGAGAGCGCTGGCAAGGGCCCCGGCCCCGAGGCATCGATGCTCAAGATCAAGGGCACCGAGATCCAGCAGATGCTGACCGAGCTGATGGTGGAGGCCGTCGGCCCCTACGCCCAGCCGTTCGACACCGCCTACCTGGAATGCGAACACGAACACGCGGTGACCGGCTACGACGACGCCGCGCCGCTGGCCGCTTACTACTTCAACTATCGCAAGACCTCCATCTATGGCGGGTCCAACGAAATTCAGAAGAACATCATCAGCCAGATGATCCTGGGGCTGTGAGGAGACACGCGATATGAACTTCAATCTCAGCGACGAACAGAAGCAACTGGCTGACGCCGTCCACCGCTTCATCGACAAAGACTACGATTTCGAGACCCGCAAGAAGGGCATCAAGGCCGAGGCCGGCCATAGCGATGCCGCCTGGGGCGCGCTGGTCGAACTCGGCCTGACCGCGCTGCCGGTGCCGGAAGCGCAGGGCGGCTTCTCGGGCACGCCCATCGACATGATGGTGGTGATGCAGGAGCTGGGCCGCGGCCTGGTGGTCGAGCCGTACTTCGCCACCGTGGTTGCCGCCTACGCGCTCAAGCTGGCCGGCGGCCAGGACGCGCTGCTGGAGCAGGTTGCCGGCGGCGAGCTGAAGCTGGCCACCGCCTTCAACGAGCCGCATGCCCGCTATGCGCTCAACGACGTGCGCGTGACGGCCAAGGGCGGCAAGCTCAATGGCCGCAAGGTCGTGACCATTCACGGCGCGCAAGCCGGCAAGCTGGTCGTCTCGGCCCGCACCAGCGGCGCCGATGCTGACACCAGCGGCATCTCGCTGTTCCTGGTGGACCCGAAGGCGGCTGGCGTCAGCATTACCGACTACCGCACCATCGACAACCTGCGCGCCGCTGATATCACCTTCAAGGACGCGCAGGGCGAACTGCTGGGCACCGAAGGCGCGGCGTTTGCGCTGATCGAGCAGGTGGCCGACTACGCCGCCGTGCTGCTGTGCGCAGAGGCCGTTGGCGTGATTGACACGCTCAATGCCGCCACGTTGGAATACGCCAAGACCCGCCAGCAGTTCGGCGTGCCGATCGCGCGCTTCCAGGCACTGCAGCACCGCATGGTGGAGATGTTCATCCACGCCGAGCAATCGCGTTCCATCACGTTGCTGGCCGCCGCCAAGTTCGACGAGGCCAGCCCGGAAGAACGCCGTCGCTTTGCCTCTGCGGCCAAGGCACGCGTGGGCCAGGCGGCTCGCTCGGTCGGCCAGGAGGCCGTGCAGATCCACGGCGGCATGGGCGTCACCGACGAACTGCCGGCGGCGCACATGTTCAAGCGCCTGACGCTGATCAACACCACCTTCGGGGATGTCGATCATCACCTGTCGCGCTTTGCGACACAGCCGGGTTTCCTGGAAACGGCCTGATCCAGGTTGAATCAAAAAACCGCGCCGGTTGTCCCAGGCGCGGTTTTTTGTTATGAA comes from the Cupriavidus basilensis genome and includes:
- the nuoH gene encoding NADH-quinone oxidoreductase subunit NuoH; translated protein: MIDWITSQGQNLFGGAWTPLWILIRAVVIVVPLLLCVAYLILWERKLIGWMHVRIGPNRVGPLGLLQPIADVLKLLLKEVMMPTQVSRGMYLVAPLMVLMPAVAIWAVIPFQAEVVMANVNAGLLYVMAISSVGVYGVILAGWASNSKYAFIGAMRAAAQMVSYEIAMGFALVTVLMVSGSLNLSAIVNSQNTGYFANMGINVLSWNWLPLLPMFGVYFISGVAETNRHPFDVVEGESEIVAGHMIEYSGMGFALFFLAEYINMIVISTMTALMFLGGWAPPFESFITNAVPGFFWLVIKVFLLLSVFIWIRASFPRYRYDQIMRLGWKIFIPLTVGWLVIVAIWIRSPWNIWH
- the nuoI gene encoding NADH-quinone oxidoreductase subunit NuoI; its protein translation is MLLAIKDFFNSLLLKELFKGMALTGRYLFARKITVQFPEEKTPMSPRFRGLHALRRYPNGEERCIACKLCEAVCPAVAISIESDARADGTRRTTRYDIDLTKCIFCGFCEEACPVDAIVETHILEYHGEKRGDLYFTKDMLLAVGDRYEPQIAAAKAADAKYR
- a CDS encoding NADH-quinone oxidoreductase subunit J gives rise to the protein MELTTTIFYVFALVLVLSALKVITAKNPVHSALFLVLSFFTAAAIWMLLKAEFLAILLVLVYVGAVMVLFLFVVMMIDIDIEHLRRDFWTYVPLASVIGALIIGEMATVLVRNFIGTTVPLNNVAQGPDYSNTAALGKLIYTDYIYAFEVAGIILLVAIIAAVALTLRRRKDNKSQDVGEQLRTRRQDRVRLVSMPSEARAGTQASPDAAAAANKN
- the nuoK gene encoding NADH-quinone oxidoreductase subunit NuoK; its protein translation is MLSLAHFLVLGAILFAISIVGIFLNRKNVIVLLMAIELMLLAVNMNFVAFSHYLGDLAGQVFVFFILTVAAAESAIGLAILVVLFRNLDTINVDDMDTLKG
- the nuoL gene encoding NADH-quinone oxidoreductase subunit L gives rise to the protein MATTLDPNLLLAIPLAPLAGAAIAGLFGTKFFSTFSSETRAGRTLAHTVTILGVAISCLLSIIVLMDVMNGASFNATVYEWMKIGDLKMEVGFLVDSLTAMMMVVVTFVSLMVHIYTVGYMSEDPGYNRFFAYISLFTFSMLMLVMSNNFLQLFFGWEAVGLVSYLLIGFWYTRPTAIFANLKAFLVNRVGDFGFILGIGLLLAYSGSMNYTEVFAARDQLATVIFPGTDWLMITVACICLFIGAMGKSAQFPLHVWLPDSMEGPTPISALIHAATMVTAGIFMVARMSPLFELSDTALSFVLVIGAITALFMGFLGIIQNDIKRVVAYSTLSQLGYMTVALGASAYSVAVFHLMTHAFFKALLFLAAGSVIIGMHHDQDIRNMGGLRKYMPITWITSLVGSLALIGTPFFAGFYSKDSIIEAVAESHIPGSGFAYFAVLAGVFVTAFYSFRMYFLVFHGEERFGKEDHHAHHAGNHDDEEATADHHHGLAPGEKPHESPWVVTLPLVLLAIPSVVIGAIAIGPMLFGDFFKNGVAFKNVIYVGENHHAMAELTEAFHGWVAMGLHSLTTPVLWLAISGVVLSWFFYMKRPDIPAAIKQRCSGLYTLLDNKYYMDAINEAVFARGARLLGTGLWKGGDQGLIDGLVVNGAARVVGWFASVSRYLQSGYIYHYAFAMILGMLVLLTMTVFGTSLATVGTK
- a CDS encoding NADH-quinone oxidoreductase subunit M → MVLSFAIWLPIFFGLLILASGSDRSRCYVRWMSLFGSIVSFIVTLPLVFHFDRSTAAMQFVEKSSWIERFNINYHLGVDGISMWFVVLTAFITVIVVIAAWEVITERVAEYMAAFLILSGVMVGVFCALDGMLFYVFFEATLIPMYIIIGVWGGPNRVYAAFKFFLYTLLGSLLTLVALLYLYSKTGTFEILEWHQAKLSMNEQIALFIAFFMAFAVKVPMWPVHTWLPDAHVEAPTGGSVVLAAIMLKLGAYGFLRFSLPIAPDASHSLSAFIIAISLIAVIYIGLVALVQADMKKLVAYSSIAHMGFVTLGFFIFNEIGIEGGIIQMISHGFISGAMFLCIGVLYDRVHSRQIADYGGVVNTMPKFAALSVFFAMANCGLPATSGFVGEFMVILGAVKFNFWIGLLAATALILGAAYSLWMVKRVIFGDVVHKHVAELVDLSKREFLMLGLLAIMTLYMGLYPKPFTDVMHASVVNLLSHVAQSKL
- the nuoN gene encoding NADH-quinone oxidoreductase subunit NuoN; the encoded protein is MQPSSTLAPVAPIIFLAIGIAAVNWIDLARGKNRTSVAYPLSLLITLVLTAWFGINGVAGETHYAFANLVVVDPMANLLSAFASAALFVTLVYTRSYLADRDMFSGEFYMLALFTLGGQIVMITGNNFLTLYLGLELLSLASYALVALRRDNRVTSESAIKYFVLGALASGFLLYGMSMLYGATGSLNLGEVFRVVESGRVNTTMLAFGVVFIVAGIAFKMGAAPFHMWIPDIYQGSPTAVTLLIAGAPKLAAFAMALRLLVEGLLPLAVDWQVMLMVLAVASLAIGNLTAIVQTNLKRMLAYSTISHMGFLLLGLLSGVADGKADGAASAYGSSMFYAVTYVLTTLGTFGIVLLRAGKDFEAETLDDLKGLSRKNPWYALLMLVMMFSLAGIPPTMGFYAKLAVLEAVVKSGMTWLAVVAVLFSLIGAFYYLRIVKLMYFDAPADERKLESSFGLRSMLTLNGAVIIALGLFPAALMNLCYQAIRATLAS
- a CDS encoding DUF2818 family protein produces the protein MSSSAAGWFVILLALVCANLPFINQRLFALIPLRLARKPLWMRLAELITWYVAAGLAGFAVEAGLGNAFPQGWQFYAITACMMLVFAFPGFTWQYLVKHRAA
- a CDS encoding NUDIX domain-containing protein, producing MSDKIDTLDASEIAAGSDQGLKEVCVASATLHTGRFLTLKQDIVKLPDGKHAGREYVLHPGAVMMIPLFDDGTVLLERQYRYPVGEVMLEFPAGKLDPQEGAQRCGERELREETGYSARRWDYLTRIHPVISYSTEFIDIFLARDLTAGPAQLDEGEFLETFIVPAGQVIDWVRSGRITDVKTIIGAFWLEKVVSGVWEAGEQLLPR
- a CDS encoding DUF1178 family protein, yielding MKVLDLRCAQDHRFEGWFASEDDAQSQISRNLVQCPVCEDHAITRLPSAPRLNLSGAAAAPAGKPAGAKAPAAPATLQSLYLKAVKQVLAQTEDVGERFAEEARRMHYDEAPERGIRGTASPDEVQALAEEGIDTFQLVVPDALKQTAH
- a CDS encoding acyl-CoA dehydrogenase family protein produces the protein MDLNYSASDDAFRAEVRGWLEANLPAEISSKILNHRRPNRDDLVRWHKLLAGRGWSAPHWPVQYGGTGWNATQRHIWDEENARVGAPGVLPFGVAMVAPVIMKYGSEAQKSYYLPRILDCTDWWCQGYSEPGSGSDLASLKTRAELTSDGKHYIVNGQKTWTTLGQHADMIFCLVRTDFEAKKQEGISFLLIDMKTPGITVRPIIMLDEEHEVNEVFFDNVQVPVENRVGEENRGWTYAKYLLGHERTGIARVGNSKRELGFLKRVAKQQQKNGRPLLEDPLFGAKVAALEIELMALELTVLRVVSSESAGKGPGPEASMLKIKGTEIQQMLTELMVEAVGPYAQPFDTAYLECEHEHAVTGYDDAAPLAAYYFNYRKTSIYGGSNEIQKNIISQMILGL